The following coding sequences are from one Musa acuminata AAA Group cultivar baxijiao chromosome BXJ2-4, Cavendish_Baxijiao_AAA, whole genome shotgun sequence window:
- the LOC103983472 gene encoding receptor-like protein EIX2 encodes MATPRRSTRVWLTSILLLFVLTTTASAKGCVEVERDALLAFRARIVDPSHRLSSWRRRVDCCRWNGVVCDNTTGRVVELNLENSADMTFESNQAVLRGEISPSLLSLTHLDRLDLNHNDFGGSPIPAFLGSFPKLTYLNLSWSNFSGAIPPQLGNLSSLRSLDLHSYGLSTDGLHWLSRLSSLRYLDMSGVNLSMASHDWLQAVNTLSPLEELHLPYCGLIDLPSSLSHVNLTSLSILDLRGNVFNSTFPSWLMELRSLSYLALSDSKLHGELPAGIGRLTRLTQLDLSANSLSGPLPAEIWSSRSLSSIDLSFNSFRGPMQVEAGNWSSLSQVYLLNCSLSGSIPAAIGSLTRLKELHLSGNRLTGPIPAEIGNLTALTTLDLGRNSLTGSVPPEIGKLSNLTSLDLSLNSLKGTMSELHFANLAKLDVLYLYRNSLDIAIGHDWIPPFQLETIGVDSCKLGPSFPGWLRSQESMVDLNLSNTSIEDTLPDWLWNSSSSSLMVINLSHNKISGTLPASLESLTNLMFLNLSSNLFQGLVPVSPPLLQALDLSSNALSGPLPSTFAPVSVYLFFSNNHINGSVPSSVCTLQQLFALDLSNNQISGEIPRCWQEANELLFINLANNKLGGKIPNSIGNLTELKFLHLSNNSLHGDLPPSLQSCSQLAVIDLGRNQFSGKIPAWIGQSFRYLEVLLLRSNMFSGDIPPQLGQLSNLQIIDLADNELSGIIPRSFGNFSAIISISKSMSSTISSDPNFELSSFVAIESIALVTKGDQRSFSSILHLVKSIDLSKNSLTGAIPTEIGYLAALQTLNLSRNSIGGMIPSTIGGMKSLETLDLSFNNLSGAIPQSMSALNSLSHLNLSYNNLSGAIPSGFQLQTLPASSYIGNAYLCGLPVSKSCLNETNTNATDEEDEEEGLHGLSLYFGIALGYLVGLWSVFIVMLFKKDWRIFYFRMIDQIYDKAYVAIKIKINGWTVNKGGGRTQK; translated from the coding sequence ATGGCTACTCCAAGGAGAAGCACACGCGTCTGGCTCACCAGCATTCTGCTGCTCTTCGTGCTCACAACCACGGCGTCGGCCAAGGGGTgcgttgaggtggagagggacgcCCTCCTCGCCTTCAGAGCCCGCATCGTCGATCCGTCCCACCGCCTGTCCTCGTGGCGTCGCCGAGTAGACTGCTGCAGATGGAACGGCGTGGTGTGCGACAACACCACGGGCCGCGTCGTGGAGCTCAACCTTGAGAACTCGGCGGACATGACTTTCGAGTCGAATCAGGCGGTTCTGCGGGGTGAGATCAGTCCGTCCTTGCTCTCTTTGACGCATTTGGATCGCTTGGATCTCAATCACAATGACTTCGGGGGGTCACCGATCCCCGCCTTTCTGGGCTCTTTCCCCAAACTGACGTATCTCAACCTCTCCTGGTCCAACTTCAGCGGAGCCATTCCGCCCCAGCTGGGCAACCTGTCCAGCCTCCGCTCTCTCGATCTCCATTCGTATGGCTTATCGACCGATGGCCTGCACTGGCTCTCGCGTCTCTCTTCCTTGAGATACCTCGACATGAGCGGTGTGAACCTTTCCATGGCCTCCCACGATTGGCTTCAAGCGGTGAACACGTTGTCCCCGCTGGAGGAGCTACATTTACCATACTGTGGCCTCATCGAcctcccctcttctctttcccatgtcaaCCTCACCTCGTTGAGCATTCTCGATCTCCGTGGCAACGTCTTCAACTCCACCTTCCCCAGCTGGCTTATGGAACTCCGCAGCCTGTCCTATCTTGCTCTTAGCGATTCAAAGTTGCATGGCGAGCTACCTGCTGGGATCGGAAGATTGACTCGTCTGACCCAGCTTGATCTCAGCGCTAATTCACTCTCTGGTCCTCTCCCCGCGGAGATTTGGAGTTCGAGGAGTCTCTCAAGCATCGACCTCAGCTTTAATTCGTTCCGAGGTCCGATGCAAGTGGAAGCAGGGAATTGGAGTAGTCTCTCACAGGTATATCTGCTCAACTGCTCACTCAGTGGCAGCATCCCTGCTGCGATTGGGAGTTTGACTCGTCTCAAGGAGCTGCACCTCAGTGGCAATCGACTCACCGGTCCCATACCTGCCGAGATCGGTAATTTGACTGCTCTAACAACGCTCGACTTGGGTCGTAATTCTCTCACTGGATCCGTACCACCTGAGATCGGCAAGCTTTCCAACCTAACCTCGCTTGATCTCTCTCTCAATTCCCTGAAAGGTACCATGTCCGAACTCCATTTCGCCAACCTCGCCAAGCTAGACGTCTTATACTTGTACAGGAACTCCTTGGACATCGCAATAGGCCATGATTGGATTCCACCTTTTCAACTCGAGACAATCGGAGTGGATTCCTGTAAGCTGGGCCCTTCGTTTCCCGGATGGCTGCGCTCGCAGGAATCCATGGTGGATTTGAATTTGTCGAACACAAGTATCGAGGACACTTTGCCCGACTGGCTCTggaattcttcttcctcttccttaatGGTCATAAATCTGTCCCACAACAAGATTTCTGGCACTCTGCCGGCATCCTTGGAGAGTCTGACCAACTTGATGTTCCTAAATTTGAGCTCTAATCTGTTCCAAGGTCTCGTCCCTGTTTCGCCACCATTACTACAAGCACTGGATCTATCAAGCAACGCTCTCTCAGGACCGCTACCATCGACCTTTGCACCGGTGTCGGTATACTTGTTCTTCTCAAACAATCATATTAACGGGAGCGTACCATCCTCCGTCTGCACTTTGCAGCAGCTTTTCGCCCTCGATCTGTCGAACAATCAGATATCAGGAGAAATACCTCGGTGTTGGCAAGAGGCAAATGAACTTTTGTTTATCAATCTGGCGAATAATAAGCTCGGTGGAAAGATTCCCAACTCCATCGGAAACTTGACCGAGCTCAAGTTCTTGCATCTGAGCAACAACAGCCTCCATGGAGATCTTCCACCATCGTTGCAAAGTTGTAGCCAGTTAGCTGTCATCGATCTCGGTCGCAACCAATTTTCGGGCAAGATTCCGGCATGGATCGGGCAAAGCTTTCGATATCTGGAGGTACTTCTGCTACGTTCGAACATGTTCTCCGGCGACATTCCACCACAGCTTGGTCAACTAAGTAATCTTCAAATCATCGACCTTGCCGACAACGAGCTATCAGGGATCATACCACGCTCCTTCGGCAATTTCAGCGCCATAATTTCCATATCAAAGTCGATGTCTTCCACGATTTCGTCCGACCCAAACTTCGAGTTGTCCTCTTTCGTAGCCATCGAAAGCATAGCTCTAGTAACAAAGGGAGACCAACGAAGCTTTTCGTCCATTCTCCATCTCGTGAAGAGCATTGACCTTTCAAAAAATTCTCTAACCGGAGCAATCCCCACAGAGATCGGGTACCTCGCCGCACTTCAAACTTTAAATCTATCAAGAAATAGCATCGGAGGTATGATTCCGAGTACCATTGGCGGAATGAAATCACTGGAAACTCTCGACTTATCATTCAATAACTTATCCGGAGCTATTCCTCAGAGTATGTCAGCTTTGAATTCTCTTAGCCACTTGAATCTGTCTTATAACAATCTATCCGGAGCCATTCCATCGGGTTTTCAACTTCAAACACTTCCGGCATCCAGTTACATCGGTAATGCGTATCTCTGTGGGCTTCCGGTTAGCAAGAGTTGCCTCAACGAGACAAATACCAATGCGACAGATGAGGAGGACGAGGAAGAAGGACTTCATGGGCTATCGCTCTACTTCGGCATCGCACTCGGTTATTTGGTTGGACTGTGGAGCGTGTTTATCGTCATGCTATTTAAGAAAGATTGGAGGATATTTTATTTTCGAATGATTGATCAAATATATGATAAAGCGTATGTGGCAATCAAGATAAAGATCAACGGATGGACGGTCAACAAAGGAGGGGGACGTACGCAAAAGTGA